The sequence TACGAGAACAGAGCTTATTCTCACATTGTTTATTCGGTGTATAGTTTAAATTTGAATACACGGCACGCATTACCGTAAACCTACGATAAATTACAAAAACACTAAAGACAAGCCCGAGAATGGGGAGAACTAAGAAACGCATACTTATTTCCGGAAAGTACACCGTGTTACACACTGTAATATGTGTTTTTGGAACAGAAACAAAGGTGTTTTGAGTTTCTGTATGGATATGGCTGGGTAGGATAACGGATGAAGTAAATCTCATCTTGCCTCACGAATTCATAACCTATGCGTGTAGAGTGTTTCGTTTCTCTAAAAACAAACACGCGTTTTCATAGTAGTAATTAAAAAAGCTGCAGAAGCAATGATAAGTCGTAGCTTCAGATTACATTCGGGCTGAGGAGAGTTTCCTGACTTGTGGTTGCGGTATTTAGAGGAAGCAAAAAGGTTTTCCAGGCTTCTATATCTTTCCCTGCGGTAATCGCTAATCGTCCTTGCAGAGGGTGGTAAGGTGGAGGAAGTACTTTGGTATAGGGTAAATGTAGATGGAGTCGGAGAATAGCTGCTTTGGCAATAACAATAGCATCATATTTTCCGTTCTCTAGCTGTTCTAGCCTTTCTTCTATAGTTCCACGAATATCAAGAATTCGTCCTTCAGGAAACAGCGTTTTTAGTGTTTCTCCACGACGTAAAGAAGAACTCCCTAATCTAGGGACTTTAGGAAAGCGTTTCCATAAGTAGCGTTCGGCATAAACTAAGAGATCTGATGGGTCTAAGCCCTTAGTTATAGCTACAACAGGGGTAGCAGGAGGGTCGGGAAGATCTTTTGCAGAATGTACAGCAAGATGGCAATTTCCACGAATGACAAGCTTGTCTACCGCATCTGTGAAAAATTGGGAATTCTCTACAAGACGCAAGGGAGTGGTTTTGTCTTTATCTCCACGAGTACTTATCGTGTGTATTTGAATCCAAAGTTTAGGAAACCATGAACGCAGCAAACGTACGCATTCGTGTACCTGAGCTTGTGCTAAGGTAGACTTTCGAGACGCTATGCGTAAAGGACGTCTTCCTAAACAAAAATCAGAAAGAAAAGGATCATTGTAACAAGCGGATAGCATCTTTTATAGTTTTTACCCCTCGAATATCTAAGCTATTTTTAATTTCTGAGGGTAGTCCTGCGATTTGACCTTCAGGAATTACAGCACCCTCAAAACCCATGAGTTTACTTTCTTTAAGACGCCTCTCTAAATGCGTGACGTGGCGGATTTCCCCTCCTAGGCCTATCTCTCCAGTAAAGGTGTAATTTTGGGGAGAAAGACGATTATACAAAGAAGAGACTACAGCAAGTCCTGCTCCTAAATCCGCAGCAGGTTCAGTAATTTTTAATCCCCCAGCTATGGAAAGAAAAACATCAGCAGTATGCAATTTTATTTGAGCGCGCTTTTCTAGGACAGCTAAGAGTAATAAAAATCGATTTTGATCGAATCCTGAGGTTTTTCGAATAGGATTTGCAAAAGGAGAAGATGAAGCTAAAGCTTGCATCTCAATGAGTAGGGTGGCAGAACCCTCAATAATAGGAATAATCGCAGAACCTGTGGTTTCGGTAATTTTTTCTTGTAGAAATAACCCAGAAGGATTAGTGACTTCCTTTAAACCCTCAGAATGCATAGATAAAATAAGTAATTCATTTGTCGGGCCGAAACGATTTTTCACAGAACGTATCATGCGATAATTTGCATGCGAATTCCCTTCAAAATACAGAACAGTATCTACAAGATGTTCTAAGACTCTAGGACCTGCAATTTCTCCTGATTTTGTTACATGACCGATAACAAAAGTTGAGATTTGGGATTGCTTAGCAATGTGCATCAGCTCAGAAGTGACTTCACGTACTTGAGCTACAGATCCCGGGGAAGAATGTAAGGTAGGAGTATATACAATCTGAATAGAATCAATAATTAAGATGTCAGGCTTGAGTGTCGCTATTTGCTGTTTGATATCATCAAGATTCGTCTCAGGGAAAAGGTAAATATTCGCATGAGAAATTTTTAAGCGACGCGCGCGTAATGATGTTTGTGTTACAGACTCCTCACCACAAACATACAGGACTTTATGACCGTGATGGGCGAATTTCGCTGCTGTCTGTAAAAGTAACGTCGACTTGCCTATGCCAGGGTCGCCGCCTAATAGGGTAAGACTTCCCCGAACAGCACCTCCACCTAAAATGCGGTCCCATCCAGAATCTCCTATACACAAACGCTCTTCCTCTCGCAGCTCTATGGTATTCAAAGACACTGCAGTCGCTTGCGATTCGAGCCTTTTCTTGCTCTGATGAGGAGAAACATGTTCTTCAACTAATGTATTCCATTGTAAACATCCCGGGCATTGACCTAACCATTTAGGAGCCTGAGTGCCACATTCATTACAAGTCCATTGCGTTTTTATCTTCATAGTCATGGGTGTCTAAAGCTTGTTGAGCAGCGAGTTTCTCTGCTTCTTTTTTTGATAAGGCAAATCCTTCACCCCAAACCTCATTATTCACTATTACGCGAATATGATACCCCGAAGCACCTTGTGGTGATGTCCACGACTCACATTGATATACAGGTAACGTACGTAAGTGTTTTTGTGTGAGCTGTTGTAAACGGTTTTTCGGGTTTCCAAGCATGAGAGGAAGAATATCCTTTTTTGAAGGCAATAGAGGCACAGTGATTTGTCTTGCCGGAGCTAAACCACCATCTAGATACACCGCACCTAAAATAGCCTCGAATAAATTTGCATAGGCTGAAGTTCGGCCTCGTTCATTTTGAATTCTTTCTCCCTTACCTATAAGTAGATATTCTCCTAATCCTAATGCGTCCGTATATTGACAGCAAGAAACAGCATTTATCAAAGCTGCGCGTGCCGTGGATAAAGTTCCCTCATCCATAGAAGGGAATAATAGGAATAAGTGTTCAGTTACGATTAAACATAACACGGCGTCTCCTAAGAATTCCAAACGCTCGCTGTCTTCGGTAATAGTTGCAGTCTCGTTCCTATAAGAAGGGTGAGTGAGAGCTGTAACTAAGAGTTTCGGTTGAGTAAATGTAAAATTTAATTTAGCTTCAACTTCTTTAATATTGATCAGATTATTCATAAAATTATGAAATGTTGCCCTATTAACATATAACGCATTAGTTGTCGGAGTTTTTTTATAGGCGGAAAAGGGCTTAAAGTCTATAGTACTTTTGGTAGAATTCTCTTAAATGGATGAGTATGAGGTTCGTTCTACATTTAGAACACCTGCGCCATTTTCAAAATCAAGGTAGTATATTATTCGAAGATCTGGTCTCTAGCAATGAGTGTTTTGCTTTAGAAATAAAACTAAAACATTTCGTAGAATCAGTTTCTAAAAATACAAAAGATGTGCGCTGGAGAGAAAATATATTCCGTTCCCTTCCCCAAGTTTCCGCTTTAGTTAAAAAGCGGCGGTTGGATGTTTTTGCAGCAAATCTTGTTCATCGTCCACGACTATCTTTGGTCGGAGATTTTTGGGTTTTCCCCGGAGATAAAATCGTAGAGAGAGAAGAAGATTGTCAGCTACTCCTGTGTTTATCTGGAGAGAAGATAGGGCATGGAGTCTTTTTTACCGGATCTTATCCTACAGAGCTTTATTTTCCTCAAGAAAATGAAACCGCCTTGCTTCTTTCCTTCTCTTCTGTAGGGATTCCCATTTCTTAAAGAAATTTCCTTATTGTAAAAGCACGAAATTGTTTGCCTAGAGCGATTTTTATGTTATGACGACATAAGATCGCGATGTGTTTTTAGGAACTTTTATGCAGCATCTTCAGCAGAAAATAGAAGCTCTTTGCAGTCCCATCACTACAAAGAATATCCTTACCTGGTTATCTAACGATTGTAATAAAAAAGATCAGGATGCCATAGCTGAGCTTCTAAAAAATGATCCGCAACGTCTTGAAGAGCTATTCGGAACAACTCTTTCCTTTGGTACAGGGGGGCTGCGGAGCCCTATGGGATTCGGTACCAATAGAATCAATGTGTTTACTGTAAGACGTGCTACACAGGGATTGGCTCAAGTATTAAAAAAACATCATTCCCATTCTGAAGATCCCATTCGCGTGGTTATAGGCTATGATACACGCCATAATTCTTTCGATTTTGCTCAAGAGACTGCTAAGGTTTTAGCAGGAAATCAAATTCACGTTCTCCTATTTAAAAACCCTGAACCCCTGGCTCTTGTCTCCTTCACTTTAAGAACAGAACGCGCTTTGGCTGGAGTCATGATTACAGCTTCTCATAATCCTCCAGAGTATAACGGGTACAAAGTGTACATGGCATCGGGAGGACAGGTACTCCCTCCTTTGGATCAGGAAATTATACACGCCTCGGCACATGTAGAAGAGATTGCCATTGTTGGCTCGCTACAAGATCCTTATATTCATTTTATAGGGGAGGAATATGAGCAGCTGTATGTCGACACTGTGCATAAACTGCAGCTCTATCCTGAAGATAATCGTATTTCTGGACAAGCGATCCATGTAAGCTATTCTCCACTACATGGAACTGGAGTCTCCATGATTCCTCGAGTTTTAAGAGATTGGAATTTCCCTATGGTCAAGCTTGTTGAAAAACAGGCGATTCCTGATGGCGATTTCCCCACAGTACACCTGCCCAACCCCGAAGATCCTGAAGCGCTCACTTTGGGGATTGAGCAAATGATAAAAAATCAAGACGATATTTTTATAGCTACAGACCCTGATGCAGACCGGTTAGGCGTTGTGTGTTTGCATGAGAATCAACCCTATAGATTTAACGGAAATCAAATAGCCTGTTTACTTGCGGATCATATTTTACGTGCTTTATCTGCTCGCGAGCCCCTAGGAAAGGAAGATAAAGTAGTCAAAAGTTTAGTCACTACAGAAATGCTCGCCGCAATCGTAAAATTTTATGGCGGCGATATCGTGAATGTAGGGACAGGATTTAAATATATCGGAGAGAAAATAGAAGCTTGGCGAGGGAGTGGAGTAAGATACATATTTGGTGCCGAAGAATCGTACGGCTATCTGTATGGCACACATGTAGAAGATAAAGATGCAATGAGTACTTCGGCATTAATTACCGAGGCTGCTTTGCATCAGAAGCTCCAAGGAAAAACTCTTCGAGATGCTATTTTAGACCTATATGAAACCCATGGATATTTCATGAATAAAACGCTTTCGTTGTCTTTTGAAGAAGGACAAGAAAGTGTGATGAAATCACATATAGAAAAGTTGGCCATGCTCGATCCTTCCACAATGTCCTTAAGAGGATATTCGGTTGTCACATTTGAAAATTATTATCAGGGAATAGGAAACCATATTGCCTCCGGGACTGCGTATACATTGACTCTCCCTAAGATGGCCATGTTGTGTTATTACTATCAAAATGGCGGAAAAATTATCGTTCGTCCTTCAGGAACAGAACCGAAAATCAAACTCTATTTTGAGCTTGTAAATCATTACGATGTAATCACAGGCAATAAAAACGAGCAAAGACAACGAGAAGAGGAAAGCATGACACAATTAGAGAAGTTTATTGCGGAATTTAAAGAGAAATTTTTCTCTATAGAGGCGGAATAATAAAATCAAAATCATCTTGTAGTAATATCTTCAGCGCATCTACACTGGCAAAGTAGCAAATTGGTGATTTTTGTTTCAGGATCTCTTGTTGTTAGAGGCGAAAGCAAAAATACATCGATGAAAAAGAATATCACCAAACAATGTTCTTGATATAACTCAAGACAGATATAAAGGACTTTCTTATGACCTTTGTTCCCTATACTTTGCCCCCATTGCCCTATGATTATTCTGCTCTAGAGCCAGTAATTAGTGCTGAGATTATGCATCTACATCATCAAAAGCATCATCAAGGTTATATAAATAATTTGAATGAGGCCTTGAAGAAGTTAGATCTGGCTGATACACAACAAGACCTTACGCGATTGATTGCTTTGGAGCCTACTCTACGATTTAATGGTGGGGGACATATTAACCACTCCCTATTTTGGGAAATGCTCGCCCCGATAGGTCAAGGCGGAGGGGTCCCTCCAAAGCACGGCTTACTGAAGCTGATTGAGAAATTCTGGGGAACTTTTGACAACTTTTTAAAAGAATTTATTAAATTTGCCGCTCCGATTCAGGGGTCTGGGTGGGCTTGGCTAGCTTTTTGTCCCGAAAAACAGGAGCTTATGCTACACGCAACAGCAAACCAGGATCCTCTAGAAGCCACCACCGGTAAGGTGCCTCTTCTCGGAGTAGATGTCTGGGAGCATGCGTATTACCTCCAGTATAAAAATGTTAGATTAGATTATTTAAAAGCAATTCCTCAAGTAATTAATTGGGGATATATTGAAAAAAGATTTTCTGAGATAACTAATTAAAAGAGTATTTTTAATTGAAGAGTTAATAACTTTAATTTAAAATTACTTATGCTAAAAAGTTGGATTAGGTAGCTTGTGCGTTTATTTTCTTACGATAAACCTAAGATTAAAGTGCAAAAAATAAAAGCTGATGGTTTTAGCGGGTGGTTAAAGTGCACGCATTGCCATGAAATGATTCATGCAAATGAATTAGGACAGAATTTTAATTGTTGTCCTAAGTGCTCTTACCACTATCGTATTACCGCAACTGAACGCATCAAATTGCTCGCTGATAAAGATTCTTGGCGTCCTTTGTACACAAATCTAAAATCACAAGATCCTCTCAAGTTTGTCGATACAGACACCTACACAAATCGTTTGGCTAAAGCTAGAAAAGATAATACAGAAAGCGAAGGCGTTCTCGTGGGTGTTTGTACCATAGGAGAGCATCCTGTGGCTTTGGCTGTGATGGATTTCAGTTTTATGGCAGGCTCTATGGGTGCGGTGGTTGGTGAAAAATTAACGCGCCTTATAGAAAAAGCTATAGAATCTCGGCTCCCCGTGATTATTGTATGTGCTTCCGGAGGCGCTCGGATGCAAGAATCCATGTTCTCCTTAATGCAAATGGCAAAAACATCTGCGGCATTAGCAAAGTTACACGAAGCTGGCCTGCCTTATATCTCCGTGTTGACTAACCCTACATCCGGAGGGGTTACAGCTTCTTTTGCTTCTTTAGGGGATGTCATTATTGCAGAACCTAAAGCTCTTATTTGCTTCGCTGGTCCTCGAGTTGTCGCTCAAGTGATTGGTGAAGATCTTCCCGAAGGTGCTCAAAAATCTGAATTTCTTCTCGAACACGGAATGATTGATAAAGTGGTAGAGAGAAAACAATTAAAGAGTACTTTGCAGAGTTTACTTGATTACTTTTGTTCTCAAGAATACACTGGCGGCCAAGATAAAGCCCCTAGGGATTTATCTAAGACAATTAAAGAAATTTTTTTGTTGACAGATGACAGTGAATGAAACATCATACCCGCTACTCGTAGTAACCACGGCGCTGTTCCTATGACTATATTATGTGAATTAGAATCTGGAGTAGATCTTCCAGAATATGCTACCGAAGGTGCTTCCGGAGCCGACCTTCGAGCGAATATTGAAGAGCCGATTGCTGTCTTGCCAGGACAACGTATACTGGTTCCTACAGGAATAAAAATGCAAATCCCGCAAGGCTATGAAGTTCAAGTGCGTCCACGCAGTGGGTTGGCATTGAAGCATGGGATTATGGTTGTTAATTCTCCGGGAACAATTGATGCTGATTATCGTGGTGAGATTTGCATTATACTTGCAAATTTTGGAGAGAGTACTTTTATTATCGAACCCAAGATGCGCATCGCTCAAGCTGTAGTTGCTCCCGTAGTCCAGGCAAAGTTTATCGCCGTGGATCAAGAAGAAGGACTAACGACAACGTCTCGGGGAAGTAGAGGTTTTGGGCATACCGGAGAGAAGTGACATGCCTTTCTATTGCGAGAGTCAACCTGAGTTTTCCTTGTTTTCTCTTTTATCTCCTAACTTGATTATGTTTTTGAATAAAACCTCACGGGAGGAGATTCTCCAAGATCTTACGGATCTTGCTAGTACTGCCGGTTTACTTGAGAATAAAGAAGAATTTTTTCAAGCACTTGTAACCCGTGAAAATATTATGTCTACCGGTATCGGTATGGGCGTGGCAATTCCACACGGTAAATTGCCGAGTTGTTCTGACTTTTTTATCGCTATCGGTATCCACCCTCAAGGAATTCTCTGGGATGCTATAGATGGGGCTTTAGTACGTTTGGTATTTCTGATAGGGGGGCCGGATAATGCCCAAGCTGAGTATCTCAAATTGTTATCTATATTGACTCTTTCTCTCAGAGATGAATCTCGACGTCAAAAGTTGCTCCAAGTAACGACTATTGAAGAAGTTATGAATGTGTTTTTAGGAATGTAGTGTTATGGATTTGAAATTAGAAGAGCTGGCTTCTTTGTTGGATATTTCTGAAAATACAGTCCGTCGGTGGCTGGATGAGGGAGCTATTCCTAGTTACAGTATGAATAATGAATATAGATTTAATCGAGAAGAAATAGAAGATTGGATCCTAAATAATCAAGCGCTACTAGGATTAGAAAAAGAAGAAAAAACAGACAAAGATTTTCGAGACCTCTCTTTGAAGTATAGCTTATATAAAGCGATTTATCGCGGGGGCGTTATCCGCAATGTCTCAGTAAAAAATAAAGCCGAAGCTTTGCAATACGCTTCTTCATACATCGCCGAGAAATTTAATCTCGATGCGAGTGTTCTTTTCGAAATGCTTACTTATCGAGAAAGTCTCATGTCTACAGGTATCGGAGAAGGAATAGCCCTTCCTCATGCTAAAGACTTTTTAATCAACGCGTATTACGATGTTGTTGTTCCTATGTTCCTATCCAACAGTATTGATTTTGGTGCTCTTGATGGGAAGCCTGTGAGGGTTTTGTTTTTCCTTTTTGCCTCTCAGGATAAAAGTCATTTAAATTTAATAAATAAAATAGTCCATCTCGGTATGTCTTTGGAAGCACGCAGTTTCCTGACAAGTTATCCAGAAAAAGACCAGCTTCTTGCTTACATTAAGAATTGGGAATCACAAATTCATTAACTATCAATCTCTATAAAAGATTTGCAAGTCCAAGTTGTGAAAAAAGTCCTATTGTTGTTATGGTGATCTCATAGGCTGATCTAGGAGATTATAGCAGCATGATGAGTTCTAAGCGTACTTCGCAACTTGCAATGCTTTCCATTTTGTTAACTTTCACTCACTCTGTTGGTTACGCAAGTGCTACAGTTGCTCCTTTTGAAGTTAGCTCCATGTATTCTGAAGCTTCTTTAGTTGCTTCGGAAAGTCCAAAAAGCAAGAAAGAAATACGAATTCAGAAGATAAAAGAACGTAGACTTGCAAAGAAGAAATTAAAAGAATCTTCGGAAGAGCAAAAAAATACCGAAGATGTAGCAAGTCAGCCTAAAAAACTCGATAAAATTACATCTTTATTCTCTAATAAGTTCGGCAAGGAGCAAAGAGCTCGTTGTCAAGAACGTAAGAAACAACACCTTTCTTTTAAAGAGCAATACCGTTCAAAAACTCAAGAACTTAAGGAAGAGCAACGTTCCCTAGCTCAACAACTTAAGCAGAGTATCGATCTTTGCTGTGAAGAACTTGTTCATCGTGGAGCGGGAAATCTTTTAACTCGCGGTGGGAAATATTCACAAAGATACAATAAATTTCGTAATTGTGAACAAACTGCTCAAGAAAATCAGTCCGCTGGTTCGCTACCTAACTTGTCAGCAAGAGAAAGAGCTAAACTTAGAAAAAGAGCGGGTACAATAGTTCGTGCAGCTCCTCGTAGTGAATCACCAAAGTCTTTGCTAAAGACCATCATTGTAAATAGAGATTCAGCGGTTGCTCCAGAGAACAACGAAGAAATTCAAGTTGTTCACAATATCAAAGACGGTCCTGTATTACCTATTTTTGTTCGTCCTGATGTAAAAGTAGTTGCTCAGGAAGAGAGAAATAAGCTGATACAAGATTTAGCTAGAGAGCAAAGAATCGCAAAGAGAAGATCTGCGAGAGAAGCTCTAGAAGCTCGAGCAAAAGAAAATAAAATCCCCAGAGATGGGAAGGTTACCTCTACATTACGTTATGATGTTGAAAAAGCTGCAGCTGTTAAGGTTAGACGTAATTCGTCAGTAAATTCTCAGGTGCGAGCTCAAAAAGCATCAAATGGACGCAGAAACTCTCGTAGCGAACATAACCAAAAAGATTCGGCTCAACACTCTAAGCCTAATGCTTCTGATAAGCAAGATCAACTTGCTGGCAATGTACCTGCCGATGATTATTATGGTGTAACTTCAGCAGCTGGAAATA is a genomic window of Chlamydia psittaci 6BC containing:
- a CDS encoding hydroxymethylbilane synthase, which codes for MLSACYNDPFLSDFCLGRRPLRIASRKSTLAQAQVHECVRLLRSWFPKLWIQIHTISTRGDKDKTTPLRLVENSQFFTDAVDKLVIRGNCHLAVHSAKDLPDPPATPVVAITKGLDPSDLLVYAERYLWKRFPKVPRLGSSSLRRGETLKTLFPEGRILDIRGTIEERLEQLENGKYDAIVIAKAAILRLHLHLPYTKVLPPPYHPLQGRLAITAGKDIEAWKTFLLPLNTATTSQETLLSPNVI
- the radA gene encoding DNA repair protein RadA yields the protein MTMKIKTQWTCNECGTQAPKWLGQCPGCLQWNTLVEEHVSPHQSKKRLESQATAVSLNTIELREEERLCIGDSGWDRILGGGAVRGSLTLLGGDPGIGKSTLLLQTAAKFAHHGHKVLYVCGEESVTQTSLRARRLKISHANIYLFPETNLDDIKQQIATLKPDILIIDSIQIVYTPTLHSSPGSVAQVREVTSELMHIAKQSQISTFVIGHVTKSGEIAGPRVLEHLVDTVLYFEGNSHANYRMIRSVKNRFGPTNELLILSMHSEGLKEVTNPSGLFLQEKITETTGSAIIPIIEGSATLLIEMQALASSSPFANPIRKTSGFDQNRFLLLLAVLEKRAQIKLHTADVFLSIAGGLKITEPAADLGAGLAVVSSLYNRLSPQNYTFTGEIGLGGEIRHVTHLERRLKESKLMGFEGAVIPEGQIAGLPSEIKNSLDIRGVKTIKDAIRLLQ
- the rnc gene encoding ribonuclease III, which gives rise to MNNLINIKEVEAKLNFTFTQPKLLVTALTHPSYRNETATITEDSERLEFLGDAVLCLIVTEHLFLLFPSMDEGTLSTARAALINAVSCCQYTDALGLGEYLLIGKGERIQNERGRTSAYANLFEAILGAVYLDGGLAPARQITVPLLPSKKDILPLMLGNPKNRLQQLTQKHLRTLPVYQCESWTSPQGASGYHIRVIVNNEVWGEGFALSKKEAEKLAAQQALDTHDYEDKNAMDL
- a CDS encoding DUF5070 domain-containing protein; the protein is MRFVLHLEHLRHFQNQGSILFEDLVSSNECFALEIKLKHFVESVSKNTKDVRWRENIFRSLPQVSALVKKRRLDVFAANLVHRPRLSLVGDFWVFPGDKIVEREEDCQLLLCLSGEKIGHGVFFTGSYPTELYFPQENETALLLSFSSVGIPIS
- a CDS encoding phospho-sugar mutase: MQHLQQKIEALCSPITTKNILTWLSNDCNKKDQDAIAELLKNDPQRLEELFGTTLSFGTGGLRSPMGFGTNRINVFTVRRATQGLAQVLKKHHSHSEDPIRVVIGYDTRHNSFDFAQETAKVLAGNQIHVLLFKNPEPLALVSFTLRTERALAGVMITASHNPPEYNGYKVYMASGGQVLPPLDQEIIHASAHVEEIAIVGSLQDPYIHFIGEEYEQLYVDTVHKLQLYPEDNRISGQAIHVSYSPLHGTGVSMIPRVLRDWNFPMVKLVEKQAIPDGDFPTVHLPNPEDPEALTLGIEQMIKNQDDIFIATDPDADRLGVVCLHENQPYRFNGNQIACLLADHILRALSAREPLGKEDKVVKSLVTTEMLAAIVKFYGGDIVNVGTGFKYIGEKIEAWRGSGVRYIFGAEESYGYLYGTHVEDKDAMSTSALITEAALHQKLQGKTLRDAILDLYETHGYFMNKTLSLSFEEGQESVMKSHIEKLAMLDPSTMSLRGYSVVTFENYYQGIGNHIASGTAYTLTLPKMAMLCYYYQNGGKIIVRPSGTEPKIKLYFELVNHYDVITGNKNEQRQREEESMTQLEKFIAEFKEKFFSIEAE
- a CDS encoding superoxide dismutase: MTFVPYTLPPLPYDYSALEPVISAEIMHLHHQKHHQGYINNLNEALKKLDLADTQQDLTRLIALEPTLRFNGGGHINHSLFWEMLAPIGQGGGVPPKHGLLKLIEKFWGTFDNFLKEFIKFAAPIQGSGWAWLAFCPEKQELMLHATANQDPLEATTGKVPLLGVDVWEHAYYLQYKNVRLDYLKAIPQVINWGYIEKRFSEITN
- the accD gene encoding acetyl-CoA carboxylase, carboxyltransferase subunit beta encodes the protein MRLFSYDKPKIKVQKIKADGFSGWLKCTHCHEMIHANELGQNFNCCPKCSYHYRITATERIKLLADKDSWRPLYTNLKSQDPLKFVDTDTYTNRLAKARKDNTESEGVLVGVCTIGEHPVALAVMDFSFMAGSMGAVVGEKLTRLIEKAIESRLPVIIVCASGGARMQESMFSLMQMAKTSAALAKLHEAGLPYISVLTNPTSGGVTASFASLGDVIIAEPKALICFAGPRVVAQVIGEDLPEGAQKSEFLLEHGMIDKVVERKQLKSTLQSLLDYFCSQEYTGGQDKAPRDLSKTIKEIFLLTDDSE
- the dut gene encoding dUTP diphosphatase; this encodes MTILCELESGVDLPEYATEGASGADLRANIEEPIAVLPGQRILVPTGIKMQIPQGYEVQVRPRSGLALKHGIMVVNSPGTIDADYRGEICIILANFGESTFIIEPKMRIAQAVVAPVVQAKFIAVDQEEGLTTTSRGSRGFGHTGEK
- a CDS encoding PTS sugar transporter subunit IIA; protein product: MPFYCESQPEFSLFSLLSPNLIMFLNKTSREEILQDLTDLASTAGLLENKEEFFQALVTRENIMSTGIGMGVAIPHGKLPSCSDFFIAIGIHPQGILWDAIDGALVRLVFLIGGPDNAQAEYLKLLSILTLSLRDESRRQKLLQVTTIEEVMNVFLGM
- a CDS encoding PTS sugar transporter subunit IIA, translating into MDLKLEELASLLDISENTVRRWLDEGAIPSYSMNNEYRFNREEIEDWILNNQALLGLEKEEKTDKDFRDLSLKYSLYKAIYRGGVIRNVSVKNKAEALQYASSYIAEKFNLDASVLFEMLTYRESLMSTGIGEGIALPHAKDFLINAYYDVVVPMFLSNSIDFGALDGKPVRVLFFLFASQDKSHLNLINKIVHLGMSLEARSFLTSYPEKDQLLAYIKNWESQIH